The Aureimonas mangrovi genome includes a region encoding these proteins:
- a CDS encoding NAD(P)H-binding protein produces MNVFIIGIAGGVGRRVAEQLLAQGDQIGGLVRSSAKGEALARLGVSTTPGDLVAMSVEELADALRGANAIVFTAGAGGRDGPEATDQVDGDGPAKLAAAAKLAGVRRFVLVSVFPEAWRERRMNEDFEHYMVAKKHAESQLVLTDLDWVIVRPSALTNEPGTGRVDLGLAKKHEEITRDDVAATVVEVLRQPDVNRVILEVTAGSTPIAEAVAAMKAYRAS; encoded by the coding sequence ATGAACGTTTTCATCATCGGGATCGCCGGCGGCGTCGGCCGCCGTGTCGCCGAACAACTGTTGGCGCAGGGGGACCAGATTGGCGGGCTCGTTCGGAGTTCCGCCAAAGGCGAAGCTCTGGCTCGCTTGGGCGTATCCACCACACCGGGCGATCTGGTCGCGATGTCGGTCGAAGAGCTGGCGGATGCGCTCCGGGGCGCCAATGCAATCGTTTTCACCGCCGGCGCTGGCGGGAGGGATGGACCCGAGGCGACTGACCAGGTCGACGGCGATGGTCCAGCGAAGCTCGCCGCCGCGGCCAAGCTTGCGGGCGTACGCCGTTTCGTCCTCGTTTCGGTGTTCCCTGAAGCCTGGCGCGAACGCCGGATGAACGAGGATTTCGAGCATTACATGGTCGCAAAGAAGCACGCTGAGAGCCAGCTGGTGCTGACCGACCTCGACTGGGTGATCGTGCGCCCGTCCGCACTCACGAACGAGCCGGGTACTGGCCGAGTTGATCTAGGCCTCGCCAAGAAACACGAGGAGATCACGCGTGACGACGTCGCCGCGACTGTCGTCGAAGTTCTGCGCCAGCCCGACGTGAACCGCGTCATCCTGGAGGTGACTGCTGGTTCGACCCCCATTGCGGAAGCCGTCGCAGCGATGAAAGCCTATCGCGCCTCCTAG
- a CDS encoding FAD-containing oxidoreductase, whose translation MKARSFDAIVVGAGQAGPSLAVRLAQAGRTVAIVERHLVGGTCVNTGCMPTKTLVASARAAHVARQAADYGIRLAGPIEVDMRSVRDRAAQVSQKARNGNEGWLGATEGVTLIRGHATFESSHTLRVGGELLTAPLIFLNVGGRAVVPNLPGIRDISVMTNTDIVSLDSLPRHLAVVGGSYIGLEFAQMYRRFGSAVTVIERGPRLISREDEDISEAMREMLEAEGIAIRTNAECIAFAPHPNGASIQVSGTSGAHEIVASDILIAVGRQPNTDDLGLVLAGVDMDERGYIKVGEDLQTNVPGVYALGDCNGRGAFTHTSYNDYEIVAANVLDGETRRVSDRVPAYALYTDPPLGRVGMTEREARATGRPLLIAKRPMTRVGRAVEKGETTGFMKALADAETKRLLGAAIFGVEGDEAIHSILLAMNADLPCTAIQRAVPVHPTVSELIPTLLGDLVPIEQFDGEH comes from the coding sequence ATGAAGGCGCGCAGCTTCGACGCGATCGTGGTCGGCGCAGGACAGGCAGGTCCATCGCTGGCGGTGCGGCTTGCGCAGGCCGGGCGCACCGTCGCGATTGTGGAGCGTCACCTTGTCGGCGGCACGTGCGTCAACACAGGCTGCATGCCGACGAAGACATTGGTTGCCAGCGCGAGAGCCGCGCACGTCGCGCGCCAAGCGGCCGATTACGGCATCCGCCTGGCCGGGCCGATCGAGGTCGACATGCGATCGGTCAGAGACCGCGCTGCGCAGGTGTCGCAAAAGGCGCGGAACGGGAACGAGGGCTGGTTAGGGGCGACCGAGGGCGTGACATTGATCCGCGGTCACGCAACTTTCGAAAGTTCTCACACGCTCCGGGTCGGCGGCGAGTTGCTGACGGCGCCGCTGATCTTCCTGAATGTCGGAGGTCGAGCCGTGGTGCCGAACCTCCCGGGCATTCGGGACATCTCCGTGATGACCAACACGGACATCGTGAGCCTGGACTCCTTGCCGCGTCACCTCGCCGTGGTCGGGGGCAGCTACATCGGACTGGAATTCGCACAGATGTATCGGCGCTTCGGCTCCGCGGTGACGGTGATCGAGCGCGGTCCCCGCCTGATCTCTCGCGAGGACGAGGACATCTCGGAGGCGATGCGGGAGATGCTCGAGGCAGAGGGTATCGCGATCAGGACGAACGCGGAATGCATCGCCTTCGCTCCTCACCCCAACGGAGCTTCGATTCAGGTGTCCGGTACGAGCGGTGCCCACGAAATCGTTGCCAGCGACATCCTGATTGCCGTTGGTCGGCAGCCCAACACCGATGATCTTGGGCTCGTCCTGGCCGGGGTGGATATGGACGAGCGGGGGTACATCAAAGTCGGCGAGGATTTGCAGACGAACGTGCCAGGCGTCTACGCGCTCGGGGACTGCAACGGGCGCGGAGCGTTCACTCACACCAGCTACAACGACTACGAGATCGTGGCGGCGAACGTCCTGGACGGCGAGACCCGCCGGGTGAGCGACCGGGTCCCGGCGTACGCGCTCTACACGGACCCACCGCTCGGGCGGGTCGGCATGACGGAGCGGGAAGCGCGCGCGACGGGCCGCCCGCTGCTCATCGCAAAGCGTCCGATGACGCGTGTCGGCCGAGCGGTCGAGAAGGGCGAGACCACAGGTTTCATGAAGGCCCTTGCCGACGCCGAGACGAAGCGCCTCCTCGGCGCGGCGATCTTTGGCGTTGAAGGCGACGAAGCAATCCACAGCATCCTTCTGGCGATGAACGCTGACTTGCCGTGCACGGCCATACAACGCGCGGTACCGGTTCATCCGACAGTGTCCGAACTTATCCCCACCCTCCTCGGTGACCTGGTTCCAATAGAACAATTCGATGGTGAGCATTGA
- a CDS encoding sulfite exporter TauE/SafE family protein — protein sequence MDISPFGLMNSPLAAALAVAASILVGLSKGGLPIVGMLSVPLLVFAMPPLAAASLILPIYIASDVVGVYLYRHQFSARNLAILVPAAFVGVAIAWATVSIVPERALTGAIGVIGILFCIDAAWKRRHVLPPRPADVPRGLFWGVLLGITSFVANAGAPPFQFYVLPQRLAKMVFAGTSTILFAAVNWMKLFFFWELGQISVERSLFATLVLLPAAIAATFAGAWITRRLEEKAFFQLVEWMLLATSILLLYRAIWGA from the coding sequence ATGGACATTTCCCCGTTCGGCCTGATGAACTCGCCGCTCGCTGCCGCACTTGCAGTCGCGGCGTCGATCCTGGTCGGTCTTTCCAAGGGCGGGCTTCCGATTGTCGGCATGCTGAGCGTCCCGCTGCTGGTCTTTGCGATGCCGCCGCTAGCTGCCGCATCGCTCATTCTGCCGATCTACATCGCGAGCGACGTCGTCGGGGTCTATCTCTACCGCCACCAGTTCAGTGCGCGGAACCTTGCCATCCTCGTTCCGGCAGCCTTCGTCGGCGTGGCGATCGCATGGGCGACGGTTTCGATCGTGCCGGAGCGCGCTCTGACGGGGGCGATCGGCGTCATCGGTATTCTCTTCTGCATCGACGCGGCATGGAAGCGCCGCCATGTGCTTCCACCGCGCCCGGCCGACGTGCCTCGCGGGCTCTTCTGGGGCGTGCTGTTGGGCATCACCAGCTTCGTGGCGAACGCCGGAGCGCCGCCCTTTCAGTTCTACGTGCTGCCCCAGCGGCTGGCGAAGATGGTGTTCGCCGGCACATCGACGATCCTGTTTGCCGCGGTGAACTGGATGAAGCTCTTCTTCTTCTGGGAGCTTGGGCAGATTTCGGTCGAGCGCTCGCTCTTCGCCACGCTCGTTCTCCTGCCCGCCGCCATCGCCGCGACCTTCGCCGGTGCGTGGATCACGCGCCGGCTGGAGGAGAAGGCCTTCTTCCAACTCGTCGAGTGGATGCTTCTGGCGACCTCAATCCTCTTGCTCTATCGCGCCATCTGGGGCGCATGA
- a CDS encoding MarR family winged helix-turn-helix transcriptional regulator, whose product MHDDDALLRARYTEALVRTGRKLRTSFNARVVAHGLTYPRARALLVLEREGQLTQSDLAAELELEGPTVVRLLDGMEKLDLIERKAVQGDRRAKHIALTDHGRHQASVVAEISLELRNEILEGTSASDLEAGLRILERIGRAIGEETRHGD is encoded by the coding sequence ATGCACGATGACGACGCCCTACTCCGCGCCCGGTATACCGAGGCGCTGGTCCGCACCGGCCGAAAGCTGCGCACGAGCTTCAACGCACGCGTCGTCGCGCACGGGCTGACCTATCCGCGTGCGCGCGCGCTCCTCGTCCTCGAGCGTGAAGGGCAGTTGACGCAGAGCGATCTGGCCGCCGAACTCGAACTCGAAGGGCCGACGGTCGTGCGCCTTCTCGACGGGATGGAAAAGCTCGACCTGATCGAGCGGAAGGCCGTGCAGGGGGACAGACGCGCCAAGCATATCGCCCTGACCGACCATGGCCGGCATCAGGCGAGCGTGGTCGCAGAGATCTCGCTCGAACTGCGCAATGAAATTCTGGAGGGGACGAGCGCCTCGGACCTGGAAGCTGGCCTGCGCATTCTCGAGCGTATCGGCCGCGCTATAGGCGAGGAGACGCGCCATGGCGACTGA
- a CDS encoding response regulator transcription factor: protein MRVLLVEDDVEMADALRAALLRHDVVLDVVIDLETAREAVALATYDILLIDRQLPDGDGSALIADLRARGKTTRAIIVSAMGSTREKISGLNDGADDYLPKPFEIDELLARMTAVLRRAPEAPARIVVAGNISYDRVSRDVSVEGERLVLARRELLILETLLRNRGRTVLRSALEDSVYSFDDEIQSNSLEANMSRLRRKLTDAGSSVVIRNVRGIGYFLHETA from the coding sequence ATGAGAGTGCTGCTCGTGGAAGACGATGTCGAAATGGCGGACGCGCTGCGCGCAGCGCTCCTGCGGCACGACGTGGTCCTCGACGTCGTGATCGATCTAGAGACCGCAAGAGAGGCCGTCGCGCTCGCCACCTACGACATTCTTCTCATAGATCGGCAGTTGCCCGACGGTGACGGCAGCGCGCTGATTGCCGACTTGCGAGCGCGGGGCAAGACGACACGCGCCATCATCGTCTCCGCGATGGGCTCGACGCGCGAGAAGATTTCCGGCCTCAACGACGGCGCGGACGACTACCTGCCGAAGCCGTTCGAGATCGACGAGTTGCTGGCCCGGATGACGGCCGTCCTGAGACGGGCGCCCGAAGCGCCTGCGCGCATCGTGGTCGCCGGCAACATCTCCTATGACCGCGTCTCTCGCGATGTCAGCGTGGAAGGCGAGCGGCTTGTCCTCGCCCGGCGGGAGCTTCTCATCCTGGAGACGCTGCTGCGCAACCGTGGCCGCACCGTGCTGCGCTCTGCGCTGGAAGACAGCGTCTATTCCTTCGATGACGAAATCCAGTCGAACTCTCTTGAAGCGAACATGTCGCGCCTGCGCCGTAAACTGACGGATGCAGGCTCCAGCGTCGTGATCAGGAATGTGCGCGGCATCGGCTACTTCCTCCACGAGACCGCGTGA
- a CDS encoding MFS transporter, with the protein MPAPAPYVRKHPAMAALYMATATVISMTQGLGLNLVSANLYQLQGPLGATTNETVWLMAAYLAPNVSLTLLLTKVRAQFGLRNFAEVTILAFLGVSLMHLFVDDLRSALVARFFAGVAASPVSSLAFLYMLESFPPEKKLNIGLSLALTNISIAMPIARLISPTLLDLHGWSGLFMVETALAMISLCAIYCLPLNSPPKTPVIERTDLVSYGFVALGLGSIAIAVTVGPFYWWFEHAWIGGLLAFGIASLTAAVVIELNRENPLLDIRWITSKEIVHFAGTLLLFRLILSEQTSGASGFFQVLGLQNQQMTTMYVIMIASAITAGLVCAVVLKPGREPYIHIVALSLLIAGSFMDAGATNLTRPEQMYLSQALIAMAGVLFLPPALAIGFVSAMKRGMNYILSFLIVFLTTQSLGGAIGSALFRSFVTVREKFHSNQIVENIVTSDPVVAARVQQLGGTYSHVLTDPALRQAEALQQLATTATREANVLAYNDAFFLIGCLASFGLACLLVHLLYNHLRDGRAAARQPADA; encoded by the coding sequence ATGCCCGCCCCCGCGCCTTACGTGCGCAAGCACCCCGCGATGGCCGCGCTCTACATGGCGACGGCGACCGTGATCTCCATGACGCAGGGTCTGGGGCTCAACCTCGTCTCGGCCAATCTCTACCAGCTTCAGGGACCGCTTGGCGCGACCACAAACGAGACCGTGTGGCTGATGGCCGCGTATCTCGCGCCCAACGTCAGCCTGACACTGCTCCTGACGAAGGTGCGCGCTCAGTTCGGCCTGCGCAATTTCGCCGAGGTGACGATCCTCGCCTTCCTGGGCGTGAGCCTCATGCATCTTTTCGTCGACGATCTGCGCTCTGCTCTGGTGGCGCGCTTCTTCGCGGGCGTCGCGGCGTCGCCGGTCTCCTCGCTGGCCTTCCTCTACATGCTGGAATCGTTTCCACCGGAGAAGAAGCTGAATATCGGCCTGAGTCTGGCGCTGACCAACATCTCCATCGCGATGCCGATTGCGCGGCTCATCTCCCCGACGCTGCTCGATCTGCATGGCTGGAGCGGGCTTTTCATGGTGGAGACGGCGCTCGCGATGATCAGCCTTTGCGCGATCTACTGCCTGCCGCTCAACTCGCCGCCGAAGACGCCGGTGATCGAGCGGACCGACCTTGTCAGCTATGGGTTCGTGGCCCTCGGGCTCGGCTCCATCGCCATCGCGGTGACCGTCGGCCCGTTCTATTGGTGGTTTGAGCACGCGTGGATCGGCGGATTATTGGCGTTCGGCATTGCCAGCCTCACCGCTGCTGTGGTCATCGAACTGAACCGTGAGAATCCGCTCCTGGACATCCGCTGGATCACGTCGAAGGAGATCGTGCATTTCGCCGGCACGCTGCTTCTCTTTCGCCTGATCCTGTCCGAACAGACGAGCGGCGCCAGTGGCTTCTTCCAGGTTCTCGGCCTGCAGAACCAGCAAATGACCACGATGTACGTCATCATGATCGCAAGCGCGATCACGGCCGGCCTCGTCTGCGCCGTCGTGCTGAAGCCGGGGCGCGAGCCGTACATCCACATCGTCGCGCTTTCGCTGCTGATCGCCGGCTCGTTCATGGACGCGGGCGCCACGAACCTCACCCGGCCAGAGCAGATGTATCTCAGCCAGGCGCTGATCGCGATGGCGGGTGTCCTCTTCCTGCCGCCGGCGCTCGCCATCGGCTTCGTCTCGGCCATGAAACGCGGGATGAACTACATCCTGTCCTTTCTCATCGTGTTTCTGACGACGCAGAGCCTCGGTGGCGCGATCGGCTCGGCACTCTTCCGCTCGTTCGTGACGGTGCGCGAGAAATTTCACTCGAACCAGATCGTCGAAAACATCGTGACGTCCGATCCGGTGGTCGCGGCGCGCGTCCAGCAGCTCGGCGGAACCTACAGCCATGTGCTGACCGACCCGGCGCTGCGCCAAGCGGAGGCATTGCAGCAGCTCGCCACCACGGCGACGCGCGAGGCGAACGTCCTCGCCTACAACGACGCCTTCTTCCTCATCGGATGTCTGGCGAGCTTCGGGCTCGCCTGTCTCCTTGTGCATCTCCTTTACAATCACCTGCGTGACGGGCGCGCGGCTGCTCGTCAGCCTGCCGACGCATGA
- a CDS encoding alpha/beta fold hydrolase: MPAFFVHGAPDTHHVWDPIRDHLHDHDSVAVDLPGFGCSVPPGFEATKEAYVTWLIARIAEIGEPVDIVGHDWGCVLSLRVASLRPDLIRSWAAGDGPLNADYVWHPLAKIFQTPGLGEEYIRNFSPSQFEKALLDDGVPASIASQVPMRVDAVMGECLLKL, from the coding sequence ATGCCTGCCTTTTTCGTTCATGGTGCCCCGGACACCCATCACGTTTGGGATCCTATCCGGGATCATCTTCACGACCACGACAGTGTGGCCGTCGATCTGCCCGGCTTCGGTTGCAGCGTACCGCCCGGTTTCGAGGCGACGAAGGAGGCTTATGTAACTTGGCTGATCGCGCGGATTGCGGAGATCGGGGAGCCGGTCGACATCGTCGGGCATGATTGGGGATGTGTGCTGTCGTTGCGCGTCGCCTCGCTGCGTCCCGACCTGATCCGGAGCTGGGCGGCTGGTGATGGGCCGCTCAATGCTGACTATGTGTGGCATCCACTTGCCAAGATATTCCAGACGCCCGGGCTGGGGGAGGAGTATATCCGGAACTTCAGTCCCTCGCAGTTTGAGAAGGCTCTGCTCGATGACGGCGTGCCAGCGTCCATCGCTTCGCAAGTTCCGATGCGGGTTGATGCCGTGATGGGGGAATGCCTCCTCAAGCTCTAA
- a CDS encoding invasion associated locus B family protein has product MKFRSHMIDRSVLASGFLALAAIGLPAGGAQAQQLPAEWFKVCAPQGDNTICNTQYTLIADTRQLITAVNLIDVSGSVNQRILQAVVPTGRVIPAGVQMQIDQNAAQTLNYSVCFPDRCIAEVELSDQLVESMKRGGTMRVTSTNFQRQPNPIEITLSGFTQAFDGPAREQPELEARQQQLNEALQNQAEARRQRFQDAQNEALQGGETPAE; this is encoded by the coding sequence GTGAAATTCCGTTCGCACATGATCGATCGTTCCGTTCTGGCTAGCGGGTTCCTGGCTCTCGCCGCGATCGGCCTTCCGGCCGGCGGCGCGCAGGCACAGCAGCTCCCCGCAGAGTGGTTCAAGGTCTGCGCCCCGCAGGGCGACAACACGATCTGCAACACGCAGTACACGCTCATCGCCGACACGCGTCAGCTGATCACGGCGGTGAACCTCATCGACGTTTCCGGAAGCGTGAACCAGCGTATCCTGCAGGCGGTGGTGCCGACGGGACGCGTCATCCCTGCCGGCGTCCAGATGCAGATCGACCAGAACGCTGCGCAGACGCTGAACTATTCGGTCTGCTTCCCGGACCGCTGCATTGCGGAGGTCGAGCTTTCCGACCAGCTCGTCGAATCGATGAAGCGGGGCGGCACGATGCGGGTCACGTCCACCAACTTCCAGCGCCAGCCGAACCCGATCGAGATCACGCTGAGCGGCTTTACGCAGGCCTTCGATGGCCCCGCGCGCGAGCAACCGGAACTTGAAGCGCGTCAGCAGCAGTTGAACGAGGCGCTCCAGAACCAGGCCGAGGCGCGCCGCCAGCGCTTCCAGGATGCGCAGAACGAGGCGCTCCAGGGAGGCGAAACGCCCGCCGAGTAA
- a CDS encoding LLM class oxidoreductase, giving the protein MSRDILDTHPGFAKVFQPGRLTLGFMMPLARLENGVPDMTGQLELASRVDELGFAALWARDVPFFDPSFGDAGQVYDPWVWLGMLAARTRWITLATAGIVLPLRHPFHTAKAAFTLDAVSNGRFLLGGASGDRPSEFPGFGKDHQTRGANYREAVETIRGVAASFPDISGSFGKVAGLDMLPKPRFGRLPMVAVGSAQQSVQWIAEHMDGWMTYPRDPADQRKRLDLWSIALAERASGAFKPFGQPLFIDLAEDADAPPTPIFLGFRLGSNALVDHLKSLESLGVSHVALQLLFNRRPPHDTIEELASEVLPLFPS; this is encoded by the coding sequence ATGTCGCGCGACATTCTCGATACCCATCCAGGCTTCGCCAAGGTCTTTCAGCCGGGCCGTTTGACGCTTGGCTTCATGATGCCGCTGGCGCGGCTGGAAAACGGCGTGCCGGACATGACAGGACAGCTGGAGCTCGCCTCGCGTGTCGACGAACTCGGCTTCGCGGCGCTTTGGGCACGTGACGTGCCGTTCTTCGATCCGAGCTTCGGAGATGCCGGACAGGTCTACGATCCATGGGTCTGGCTTGGCATGCTCGCTGCGCGGACGCGGTGGATCACCCTTGCGACCGCCGGCATCGTCCTGCCGCTGCGCCATCCGTTTCATACTGCAAAGGCAGCCTTCACCCTCGATGCCGTCTCGAACGGCCGCTTCCTCCTGGGCGGAGCTTCGGGCGACCGCCCGAGCGAGTTTCCGGGGTTCGGAAAGGATCACCAAACGCGCGGTGCGAACTATCGTGAAGCAGTCGAGACCATCCGAGGCGTTGCTGCGAGCTTTCCTGACATTTCCGGATCTTTTGGAAAGGTGGCGGGGCTCGACATGCTTCCGAAGCCCAGGTTCGGAAGATTGCCCATGGTGGCGGTCGGTAGCGCGCAGCAAAGCGTCCAGTGGATCGCGGAACATATGGACGGCTGGATGACCTATCCGCGTGATCCGGCCGACCAACGCAAGCGACTGGACCTGTGGAGCATCGCTCTCGCCGAACGGGCTTCCGGCGCTTTCAAGCCATTCGGACAGCCGCTTTTCATAGATCTAGCGGAGGATGCGGACGCTCCGCCAACGCCGATCTTTCTCGGATTCCGATTGGGAAGCAATGCCCTGGTGGATCACTTGAAATCGCTGGAGTCGCTCGGCGTGAGCCATGTCGCGCTGCAACTCCTGTTCAATCGGCGACCACCACACGATACCATCGAGGAACTGGCCTCGGAGGTCCTTCCGCTGTTCCCATCTTGA
- a CDS encoding HlyD family secretion protein, whose protein sequence is MSKAFRSLSSYVALLVGFIGVLFVLYAWHLPPFSSSIEITEDAYVRGQVTIIAPQLAGYLAEVPVQDYQAVEEGQLVARIDDRIFVQRLAQARATLAAQTASLDNSQQQRAASEARVAVAQAAIESAEAAFRAAQSNFQRIQRLADDGYTPSSELDTARQQNDQAHASLDQSRASLEVARQDLQTVIVQRGSLEAAVKGAEAAVQLAQIDLDNTRIVAPRAGHLGEVGARVGQYVQAGSQLTSVVPDANWVTANFKETQLAGMRVGQPVTFTVDALGHRTLTGRIERFAPATGSEFAVLRPDNATGNFTKVAQRVPVRIAIDPDQDGAELLAPGLSVVVSVDTAASDAEASTRAER, encoded by the coding sequence ATGTCCAAGGCCTTCCGTTCACTATCCTCGTATGTCGCGCTTCTCGTCGGCTTCATCGGCGTTCTGTTCGTGCTTTACGCCTGGCACCTCCCGCCATTCTCGTCGAGTATCGAGATCACCGAGGACGCTTATGTGCGCGGGCAGGTAACGATCATCGCGCCGCAGCTCGCCGGCTATCTCGCCGAAGTGCCGGTCCAGGACTATCAGGCCGTCGAGGAAGGCCAGCTGGTCGCCAGGATCGACGACCGGATCTTCGTCCAGCGGCTAGCACAGGCCCGTGCCACGCTCGCGGCGCAGACGGCGTCGCTGGACAACTCCCAGCAGCAGCGTGCGGCGAGCGAAGCGCGGGTCGCCGTCGCGCAAGCGGCGATCGAAAGCGCCGAGGCCGCCTTCCGGGCCGCGCAGTCCAACTTCCAGCGCATCCAGCGGCTCGCCGACGATGGTTATACGCCGAGCAGCGAGCTCGATACGGCCCGCCAGCAGAACGATCAGGCGCACGCCTCCCTCGATCAGTCGCGCGCCTCGCTCGAGGTCGCTCGTCAGGACCTTCAGACGGTCATCGTCCAGCGCGGGTCGCTCGAGGCCGCCGTCAAGGGCGCCGAGGCCGCCGTGCAACTCGCGCAGATCGATCTCGACAACACACGGATCGTCGCGCCGCGCGCCGGCCACCTCGGTGAGGTCGGCGCGCGCGTCGGCCAGTATGTGCAGGCCGGCTCACAGCTCACCAGCGTCGTGCCGGACGCCAACTGGGTGACGGCGAACTTCAAGGAGACGCAGCTCGCCGGAATGCGTGTGGGCCAGCCGGTCACCTTCACGGTGGACGCGCTCGGCCACCGCACCCTCACCGGCCGTATCGAGCGCTTCGCCCCTGCTACCGGCTCCGAGTTCGCAGTGCTGCGACCCGACAACGCGACCGGCAACTTCACCAAGGTCGCCCAGCGCGTTCCCGTGCGCATCGCGATCGACCCGGATCAGGATGGCGCCGAGCTTCTCGCGCCGGGCCTGTCCGTCGTGGTGAGCGTCGACACTGCGGCCAGTGACGCCGAGGCGTCGACGCGCGCCGAGCGCTGA
- a CDS encoding sensor histidine kinase, translated as MKSSSLRWRFTLGFIVLQACAIAASAALVIYLASAVSPERAVPSIWLSQEVADSIQPSAEGEPRLAPSESLEKTMAEWPTFWLLAEFDDGTIVSHGDVPEGIIANREFLRQFRTVEMHGYIGDPGALARSERLETPAGEATIFAGGVSMSQHGLLLWIGSVAVAVPALILATITLLGVPWVTRRSLRSLNDLNARLDRIDFEARGGAVDEAGLPREVLPVVNGINMALRRLDNGFETTERFFVNAAHELRTPIAILQVRIDTLPPSPEKTHLQSGVKRLTAITNQLLDIEKYRQQPPRRSRVELNGLVSTVVADLAPFAISEGYDISFEPDPRQQVIEGEVDALERAFGNLLRNAIQYGGRCGEITVRVSSEGSVLVTDQGQGIAPDKQARIFEPFYRINPHGSGAGLGLSMANDIVSDHGGFIEVRSAPGRGTTFAVKWREARVASL; from the coding sequence ATGAAGAGCTCCTCGCTTCGCTGGCGCTTCACGCTCGGTTTCATCGTCCTGCAGGCCTGCGCGATCGCGGCCTCGGCCGCGCTTGTCATCTATTTGGCCTCGGCCGTCTCGCCGGAGCGTGCGGTCCCCTCGATCTGGCTGTCGCAGGAGGTTGCCGATTCGATCCAGCCGTCCGCAGAGGGGGAGCCCCGGCTTGCCCCGAGCGAGAGCCTCGAGAAGACGATGGCAGAGTGGCCAACTTTCTGGCTCCTGGCCGAGTTCGACGATGGAACCATCGTCTCTCACGGCGACGTACCGGAGGGAATTATCGCGAACAGGGAGTTCCTGCGCCAGTTCCGTACGGTCGAGATGCACGGCTATATCGGCGACCCCGGTGCGCTGGCACGTTCGGAGCGCCTGGAAACGCCCGCTGGGGAGGCGACGATCTTCGCCGGCGGGGTGTCGATGTCCCAGCATGGGCTCCTCTTGTGGATCGGCTCTGTCGCCGTCGCCGTGCCGGCGCTTATCCTTGCCACGATAACCCTTCTCGGCGTGCCCTGGGTGACGCGGCGGTCTCTGCGATCCCTCAACGACCTGAACGCGCGCCTGGACCGGATCGATTTCGAAGCACGGGGAGGGGCGGTCGACGAGGCGGGCTTGCCGCGCGAAGTGCTCCCGGTCGTCAACGGGATCAACATGGCACTGCGTCGGCTCGACAACGGCTTCGAAACGACCGAGCGGTTCTTCGTCAACGCGGCGCACGAGTTGCGCACGCCGATCGCGATCCTCCAGGTGCGGATCGACACCCTGCCGCCGAGCCCCGAGAAGACGCATCTGCAGAGCGGCGTGAAGCGCCTCACCGCCATCACGAACCAGCTTCTCGACATCGAGAAGTACCGCCAGCAACCGCCGCGTCGCAGCCGTGTGGAGCTGAACGGACTTGTCTCCACGGTGGTGGCCGACCTCGCCCCCTTCGCGATCTCCGAGGGTTACGACATCTCCTTCGAGCCCGATCCGCGCCAGCAGGTCATCGAGGGAGAGGTCGACGCGTTGGAACGCGCCTTCGGCAACCTACTGCGCAACGCCATCCAGTATGGTGGGCGCTGCGGAGAGATCACGGTTCGGGTCTCGTCGGAAGGCTCCGTACTCGTTACGGATCAAGGGCAGGGAATCGCGCCGGACAAGCAGGCGCGAATCTTCGAGCCGTTCTATCGCATCAATCCACACGGCTCGGGTGCCGGGCTCGGCCTCAGCATGGCCAACGACATCGTGTCGGACCACGGCGGCTTCATCGAAGTGCGCTCGGCGCCTGGCCGGGGCACGACCTTTGCGGTGAAATGGCGAGAGGCGCGCGTCGCGTCGCTTTGA